From the Verrucomicrobiota bacterium genome, one window contains:
- a CDS encoding exo-alpha-sialidase encodes MLIVAFLLTAAPFRSPAAAPFIEKVDLFEAAKDGYALYRIPGIVTTKRATVLAYCEARKSDRGDWGTIDILLRRSTNNGASWQPRVKIADVPGPKAKNPVALAQRLATDGEVTYNNPVAIPDRDGAVHFLFCLEYARCFYIRTDDDGVTWSKPVEITASFDTFRPEYDWKVLATGPGHGIQLRHGRLLVPVWISTGTGGHAHRPSVTSVIYSDDLGRTWTRGEIAGPNEGEWNIPNETCAVQLADGRVLLNMRSESKPNRRLLTTSRNGATGWTKPQFHDQLLEPICMASMIRLSEAPAKNRLLFSNPHNLSRADGKEAPGKNRDRKNVSVKLSYDEATTWPLSKTVEPGFSGYSDLAVANDGTILLFYERGSTDGANIYKTGSLTLARFNLEWLTDGKDSFPANTPER; translated from the coding sequence CTGTTGATTGTCGCGTTTCTCCTTACTGCGGCTCCCTTCCGTTCGCCCGCCGCCGCGCCGTTCATCGAGAAGGTGGACCTCTTCGAGGCGGCCAAGGACGGTTACGCGCTCTACCGAATCCCCGGCATCGTGACCACGAAGCGCGCCACCGTGCTGGCCTATTGCGAGGCGCGCAAAAGCGACCGCGGCGACTGGGGCACGATCGACATCCTGCTCCGCCGCTCCACCAACAACGGCGCGAGCTGGCAGCCGCGCGTGAAGATCGCCGACGTGCCCGGCCCCAAGGCCAAGAACCCCGTCGCCCTCGCGCAGCGACTCGCGACGGACGGCGAGGTCACTTACAACAACCCCGTCGCCATCCCCGACCGCGACGGTGCGGTGCATTTTCTCTTCTGCCTCGAATACGCGCGCTGCTTTTACATTCGCACCGACGACGACGGCGTCACGTGGAGCAAGCCCGTCGAAATCACCGCGTCGTTCGACACGTTCCGCCCCGAGTATGACTGGAAGGTGCTCGCCACCGGTCCCGGCCACGGCATCCAGCTCCGGCACGGACGCCTGCTTGTGCCCGTGTGGATTTCCACCGGCACCGGCGGCCACGCGCACCGGCCATCCGTCACATCGGTCATCTACAGCGACGACCTCGGGCGCACATGGACGCGCGGCGAGATTGCCGGTCCGAACGAGGGCGAGTGGAACATCCCCAATGAAACCTGCGCCGTGCAACTCGCCGACGGCCGGGTGCTCTTGAACATGCGGAGCGAATCGAAACCCAACCGCCGCCTGCTCACCACCAGCCGCAACGGCGCGACCGGCTGGACCAAACCGCAGTTCCACGACCAACTGCTCGAACCCATCTGCATGGCCAGCATGATCCGCCTCAGCGAAGCGCCCGCGAAGAACCGCCTGCTCTTCTCCAACCCGCACAACCTCTCCCGCGCCGACGGCAAGGAAGCGCCCGGCAAAAACCGCGACCGGAAAAACGTCTCCGTGAAACTCAGCTACGACGAGGCCACGACGTGGCCGTTGAGCAAGACCGTGGAGCCGGGCTTCAGCGGCTACAGCGACCTCGCCGTGGCAAACGACGGCACCATCCTGCTCTTCTACGAGCGCGGCAGCACCGACGGCGCGAACATTTACAAGACCGGCTCGCTCACCCTCGCGCGCTTCAACCTCGAATGGCTCACGGACGGGAAGGATTCCTTCCCCGCGAACACGCCGGAGAGGTGA
- the moaA gene encoding GTP 3',8-cyclase MoaA, which yields MTASAPLADSFGRVLRDLRVSVTDRCNFRCLYCLPETEEAANFYRSKFDALNNPRPAAPVPIALNWKPKSEILSYEEIARVVRVFTTLGIRKVRLTGGEPLLRQDLERLVAAIAGLADIEDLAMTTNGFQFPHRAAALRQAGLRRVSFSLDSLDHDNFKRMTGRDGLRAVLAGIVLAGELGFAPVKVNAVVIRGINDHEVESLAAFAREQRVSFRFIEFMPLDSGRAWLKELVVPGREILGRLRAAFDLRPVEPANQSETARRWAFADGRGEIGIIAPVTEPFCGHCNRIRLTADGKIRTCLFSLGEHDLKPLLRGGGTDADLAAKLRDIAVLKEDRHHIGEPGFVQPERTMSCIGG from the coding sequence ATGACCGCGTCCGCGCCGTTGGCGGATTCGTTTGGCCGCGTCCTGCGCGACTTGCGGGTCAGTGTCACCGACCGTTGCAACTTCCGCTGCCTCTACTGCCTGCCCGAGACCGAGGAGGCCGCGAATTTCTACCGCTCGAAGTTTGACGCGCTGAACAATCCACGGCCCGCCGCGCCCGTCCCCATCGCGCTCAACTGGAAACCCAAGTCGGAAATCCTCAGCTACGAGGAAATCGCGCGCGTCGTGCGCGTCTTCACCACGCTCGGCATCCGCAAGGTCCGGCTCACCGGCGGCGAACCGCTGCTGCGGCAGGACCTCGAACGCCTCGTCGCCGCAATCGCCGGCCTCGCGGACATCGAGGACCTCGCGATGACCACCAACGGCTTTCAATTCCCGCACCGCGCGGCCGCGTTGAGGCAGGCGGGACTCCGGCGCGTGAGCTTCAGCCTCGACTCACTCGACCACGACAACTTCAAGCGCATGACCGGCCGCGACGGGTTGCGCGCCGTGCTCGCGGGCATCGTGCTGGCGGGGGAACTCGGCTTCGCGCCGGTCAAGGTGAACGCCGTCGTCATCCGCGGCATCAACGACCACGAAGTCGAGTCGCTCGCGGCCTTCGCGCGCGAGCAGCGCGTGAGCTTCCGCTTCATCGAGTTCATGCCGCTCGATTCCGGCCGCGCCTGGCTCAAGGAACTCGTCGTGCCGGGGCGCGAGATTCTCGGGCGGCTGAGGGCCGCATTCGACCTGCGCCCCGTCGAGCCGGCGAACCAGTCCGAGACGGCGCGCCGCTGGGCGTTCGCCGACGGCCGCGGCGAAATCGGCATCATCGCGCCCGTCACCGAGCCGTTTTGCGGACACTGCAACCGCATCCGGCTCACGGCCGACGGCAAGATTCGCACCTGCCTGTTCAGCCTCGGCGAACACGACCTCAAGCCGCTGCTGCGCGGGGGCGGCACGGACGCGGACCTCGCCGCGAAGCTGCGCGACATCGCGGTGCTCAAGGAAGACCGCCACCACATCGGCGAACCGGGCTTCGTCCAACCCGAACGCACGATGAGCTGCATCGGCGGGTGA